In Hamadaea flava, a genomic segment contains:
- a CDS encoding MMPL family transporter, translating into MLRVLTGRLTAWLVLAVAILAAGALMGVGGEATTTNDATAGLPDSAESVRVAQLQKQFPSGQVNPALVVYARDGGPLTGADERKIAADSAAYAKFAVGGQVAPPVKAEKEGAVLVAVPLPADQQIEDLSETIRQLRAIAADGRPDGLTAQVTGGAGFTADIAASFDGANTTLLLVTVVVVAVLLLITYRSPWLWLIPLAVVGSADMVTNALLALLNRTSGLLLDPSTTGIVDVIVFGAGTDYALLLIARYREELRRTGDRREAMRRSVRSAGPAIAASAVTVILGLLTLLAAPLTFNRALGVAGAIGVAVAALFGLLVLPAALVVCGRGLFWPFVPRADQPDDTTGRGLWARAGALVARRPRMIVALSLVFLALLSAGLSDLRVGLSRTEQFRVQAESIDALTTLGKHFPSGAADPVIVLAKEGRQDAVSAAVDATDGVASVRPAEKANGWVSFDVVLDAEPDSTASYDTVRALRTAVHGVADADAVVGGTVATNLDEREASFTALKRVVPLVLAVVFVILLLLLRSLVAPVVLVLTVVATYFAALGAANLLFVHVLDYAALDNEVPLLSFLFLVALGVDYNIFLATRAREEAVHHGTRVGMLTSLSVTGGVITSAGILLAAVFAVLGVLPLVTLTELGIIVGIGVLLDTLLVRTLLVPALAMLFGERFWWPGRPYRGGPPVAEPGERSELTPEPSAGR; encoded by the coding sequence ATGCTGCGTGTGCTGACCGGGCGGCTGACCGCCTGGCTTGTCCTGGCGGTGGCGATACTGGCGGCCGGGGCCCTCATGGGGGTCGGCGGCGAGGCCACGACGACCAACGACGCCACCGCGGGGCTGCCCGATTCGGCCGAGTCGGTGCGGGTGGCGCAGCTGCAGAAGCAGTTCCCGAGCGGCCAGGTCAACCCGGCGCTGGTCGTGTACGCCCGCGACGGCGGCCCGCTGACCGGGGCGGACGAGCGGAAGATCGCGGCCGACTCCGCGGCGTACGCGAAGTTCGCCGTCGGGGGACAGGTCGCCCCGCCGGTCAAGGCGGAGAAGGAGGGCGCCGTCCTGGTGGCCGTGCCGCTGCCGGCCGACCAGCAGATCGAGGACCTGTCGGAGACGATCCGGCAGCTGCGCGCTATCGCGGCCGACGGACGCCCGGACGGGTTGACCGCCCAGGTCACCGGTGGGGCCGGCTTCACCGCCGACATCGCGGCCTCGTTCGACGGCGCGAACACGACCCTGTTGCTGGTGACCGTCGTGGTGGTCGCGGTGCTGCTGCTGATCACCTATCGCAGCCCCTGGTTGTGGCTGATCCCGCTGGCGGTGGTCGGCTCGGCCGACATGGTGACCAACGCGTTGCTGGCATTGCTGAACCGGACGTCCGGCCTGCTGCTCGACCCCTCGACGACCGGCATCGTGGACGTCATCGTGTTCGGCGCGGGCACCGACTACGCCCTGTTGCTCATCGCCCGTTATCGCGAGGAGCTGCGCCGCACCGGCGATCGCCGGGAGGCCATGCGCCGCAGCGTACGCTCGGCGGGCCCGGCGATCGCGGCCAGCGCGGTCACGGTGATCCTCGGCCTGCTCACGTTGCTCGCCGCCCCGTTGACGTTCAACCGGGCGCTGGGGGTGGCCGGGGCGATCGGCGTCGCCGTCGCGGCCCTGTTCGGACTGCTGGTGCTGCCCGCCGCGCTGGTGGTCTGCGGCCGCGGACTGTTCTGGCCCTTCGTTCCCCGCGCTGACCAGCCGGACGACACGACAGGCCGCGGGCTGTGGGCGCGCGCGGGTGCACTGGTCGCCCGGCGTCCCCGAATGATCGTCGCGCTGTCGCTGGTCTTCCTCGCCCTGCTGTCGGCCGGGCTGTCGGATCTGCGGGTCGGCCTGAGCCGGACCGAGCAGTTCCGCGTACAGGCGGAGTCGATCGACGCGCTGACGACTCTCGGTAAGCACTTCCCGTCCGGCGCGGCCGATCCGGTGATCGTGCTGGCCAAGGAAGGCCGTCAGGACGCGGTGTCGGCCGCCGTCGACGCCACAGACGGGGTGGCGAGCGTACGCCCGGCGGAGAAGGCGAACGGCTGGGTGTCGTTCGACGTCGTCCTCGACGCCGAACCCGACTCGACGGCCAGCTACGACACGGTACGCGCACTGCGTACGGCGGTGCACGGCGTCGCCGACGCGGACGCGGTGGTCGGCGGCACGGTGGCGACCAACCTGGACGAACGGGAGGCGTCGTTCACCGCGCTGAAGCGCGTGGTGCCGCTGGTGCTGGCGGTCGTCTTCGTGATCCTCCTGCTGTTGCTGCGATCCCTGGTCGCGCCGGTCGTGCTGGTGCTGACCGTGGTGGCGACCTACTTCGCGGCCCTGGGCGCGGCGAATCTGCTGTTCGTCCACGTGCTCGACTACGCCGCGCTGGACAACGAGGTGCCGTTGCTGTCGTTCCTGTTCCTTGTGGCGCTGGGCGTGGACTACAACATCTTCCTCGCCACCCGGGCGCGGGAGGAGGCCGTGCACCACGGAACCCGCGTCGGGATGCTCACCTCGCTCAGCGTCACCGGCGGCGTGATCACCAGTGCGGGCATCTTGCTCGCCGCGGTCTTCGCCGTGCTCGGCGTACTGCCGCTGGTGACGCTGACCGAACTCGGAATCATCGTCGGCATCGGCGTCCTGCTGGACACGCTGCTGGTCCGGACGCTGCTCGTCCCGGCGCTCGCGATGCTGTTCGGCGAACGGTTCTGGTGGCCCGGCCGCCCGTACCGGGGCGGGCCGCCGGTCGCCGAGCCGGGGGAGCGGTCCGAGTTGACGCCTGAGCCGTCGGCCGGGCGCTGA
- a CDS encoding ArsR/SmtB family transcription factor, with the protein MAGVKTLDDAIPVATRGQVLARFGHALSDPTRARLLLALRDGPAYPSDLADELGVSRQSLSNHLACLRGCGLVVAVAEGRRSRYELSDQRLAHALGDLLGLVLAVDPTVCPQAERDDCC; encoded by the coding sequence ATCGCTGGTGTGAAGACCCTGGACGACGCCATCCCCGTGGCCACCCGAGGACAGGTGCTGGCCCGCTTCGGCCACGCCCTGTCCGACCCGACCCGGGCCCGGCTCCTGCTGGCGCTGCGTGACGGGCCGGCGTACCCGTCGGATCTGGCCGACGAGCTCGGAGTGTCGCGGCAGAGCCTGTCCAACCACCTCGCCTGCCTGCGCGGCTGCGGCCTCGTGGTCGCCGTCGCCGAGGGCCGCCGCTCGCGCTACGAGCTGTCCGACCAGCGGCTCGCCCACGCGCTGGGCGACCTGCTCGGCCTGGTGCTCGCGGTCGACCCGACCGTCTGCCCGCAAGCCGAGCGCGACGACTGCTGCTGA
- a CDS encoding cation transporter, which yields MTSLPAADPSPAARRATLVRRVRILVAATIGYNVIEAIVAVTAGTVASSSALIGFGLDSVIEVSSAAAVAWQFSAADHERREKVTLRIIAVSFFVLAAYVTAESLVSLVGGERADHSMIGIVLAAVSLAVMPVLSYAQRSAGRALGSATAVADSKQTLLCTYLSAVLLVGLAANAVLGWWWADPAAALAIAAIAVREGVQTWRGDTCCPPPGALLESSPPRCADGCCDSR from the coding sequence ATGACGTCGCTGCCCGCCGCCGATCCCAGTCCGGCCGCGCGGCGCGCGACGCTGGTGCGCCGCGTCCGAATCCTGGTCGCCGCGACGATCGGCTACAACGTCATCGAGGCGATCGTGGCGGTCACCGCCGGGACGGTCGCCTCGTCGAGCGCCCTGATCGGGTTCGGCCTCGACTCGGTGATCGAGGTGTCGTCGGCCGCCGCGGTCGCCTGGCAGTTCTCGGCCGCGGACCACGAGCGCCGCGAGAAGGTCACCCTGCGGATCATCGCGGTCTCGTTCTTCGTCCTGGCCGCGTACGTGACGGCGGAGTCGCTGGTATCGCTCGTGGGCGGCGAACGCGCCGATCACTCCATGATCGGGATCGTCCTGGCGGCGGTGTCGCTCGCGGTCATGCCCGTGCTGTCGTACGCACAACGCAGCGCCGGTCGTGCGCTCGGTTCGGCGACCGCAGTGGCCGATTCGAAACAGACCCTGCTCTGCACCTATCTGTCGGCAGTGCTGCTGGTCGGCTTGGCAGCCAACGCCGTGCTCGGCTGGTGGTGGGCCGATCCGGCCGCCGCGCTGGCGATCGCGGCGATCGCGGTCCGGGAAGGCGTGCAGACCTGGCGCGGCGACACCTGCTGCCCGCCGCCGGGAGCGTTGCTGGAGTCGTCGCCGCCGCGCTGCGCGGACGGTTGCTGCGATTCGCGATGA
- a CDS encoding cation diffusion facilitator family transporter, with product MSTPKDEHGHGHNDHSHGETGHGDHSHGVSADADRRWLSLALALIGGFMAVEVVIGLIARSLALISDAAHMLTDAASIVLALIAIRLAARPAQGRYTYGLKRAEILSAQANGLSLVILAGWLGYESVRRLIDPPEVHGWLVVATALTGVAINIAAAWAISKANRTSLNVQGAFQHILNDLYAFIATAIAGLVMVFTGFDRADGIATLIVVALMLKAGIGLLRDSGRVLLEAAPADLHPDTIGDQLAGVPGVVEVHDLHVWTITSGQPALSAHVLVDPGRDCHAVRGQLETLLRGHQISHTTLQVDHVGDDLLTIGQQATAPHCDDAHGPVHSAEDHSH from the coding sequence GTGTCGACCCCCAAGGATGAGCACGGCCACGGCCACAACGACCACAGCCACGGCGAGACCGGCCATGGTGACCACAGCCACGGAGTCTCGGCCGACGCCGACCGCCGCTGGCTGTCCCTGGCCTTGGCGCTGATCGGCGGCTTCATGGCCGTCGAAGTCGTCATCGGTCTGATCGCCCGATCGCTGGCGTTGATCTCGGACGCCGCGCACATGCTGACCGACGCCGCGTCGATCGTGCTGGCGTTGATCGCGATCCGCCTCGCCGCGCGCCCCGCGCAAGGCCGCTACACCTACGGCCTCAAGCGCGCCGAGATCCTGTCCGCGCAGGCCAACGGCCTGTCGCTGGTCATCCTCGCGGGGTGGCTCGGCTACGAGTCGGTGCGCCGACTGATCGACCCGCCCGAGGTCCACGGCTGGCTCGTCGTGGCCACCGCGCTCACGGGCGTCGCGATCAACATCGCGGCCGCCTGGGCGATCAGCAAGGCCAACCGGACCAGCCTGAACGTCCAGGGTGCGTTCCAGCACATCCTCAACGACTTGTACGCGTTCATCGCGACGGCGATCGCCGGCCTAGTCATGGTGTTCACCGGGTTCGACCGCGCCGACGGCATCGCGACGCTCATCGTGGTGGCCCTGATGCTCAAGGCCGGCATCGGCCTGCTGCGCGATTCCGGCCGCGTCCTGCTCGAAGCCGCGCCCGCCGACCTGCACCCCGACACCATCGGCGATCAGCTGGCCGGCGTACCGGGTGTCGTGGAGGTGCACGACCTGCACGTCTGGACGATCACCTCCGGTCAGCCTGCCTTGTCGGCGCACGTCCTGGTCGATCCCGGCCGCGACTGTCACGCCGTACGCGGTCAGCTGGAGACGTTGTTGCGCGGGCACCAGATCAGCCACACCACGTTGCAGGTGGATCACGTCGGCGACGACCTGCTGACCATCGGGCAGCAGGCGACCGCCCCGCACTGCGACGACGCGCACGGACCCGTGCACAGCGCCGAGGATCACTCTCACTGA